DNA sequence from the Pirellulales bacterium genome:
GCAGTTCGTCAGCGAACGCGCCACGCACGTGCTCGTGGTCGGCGCGGAAGAGTTGCCCGACTCGCCGCGGCTCATCGAGGGCAGCCATTTCGACGCCGAGTGGTTCAGCACGCCCGAAAAGTCGGGCCTGCTGGAAGTGACGGTTCTGTCGAAGCCGCCGGTCTCCGGTGAAGCGGCCGACGTTTTGGCCGATGCGCGACAGGCGGTCGAACGCGGCGAGTATGAAGCGGTGGTTCATTTTCCGCCGGAGTTCGGCCGCCGCTTGCAAGAGCTTCGCGAAAGCGTGGCGCGGCACGACGCGGCGAGCGACGGGGCCAAAGAGTTGAAAGTTCCCGGACCCGACGTTTATTACAACACGGCGAAAGAGAAATCGCAGATCACGTTCGCACGGGTTTCGCAGGTGCTCTCGCGCTGGACCGACGCCATCGGCCGCAAGAACCTGGCCGAGAGCCACTTACCGGAGTCGACGGCCCATCCCTTCGAGGTGGAAGAACATGACGTGGCCGCCGAGGCAGGGCATCGCGACGCGGCCGTCTGGTCGAAAGTGCTCCCCTTTCTGCTCTTGATCTGGGCCCTGACCGGCGCGTTTTATCCGGCCATCGACCTGTGCGCCGGCGAAAAAGAACGCGGCACACTGGAAACGCTGCTCAGCAGCCCCGCCGAGCGACGCGAGATCGTGTGGGGCAAGCTGCTCACCATCATGCTCTTCAGCACCGTCACGTCGCTGTTGAATCTGCTCAGCGTGGGTCTGACGGGGGCCTTCGTGGTGCATGCCCTGCACGAGCTGAAAAACATCGGCGCGCCGCCCCTGCTCACGCCGCTGTGGCTGGGGCTGGCACTGCTGCCGATGTCGGCCCTGTTCAGCGCTTTATGCCTGGCGCTGGCTTCGCTGGCCCGCAGCAGCAAGGAAGGCCAGTATTATCTGATGCCGTTAATCATGATCACCATGCCGCTGATGATTCTGCCCATGGCGCCGGGCGTGGAGCTGAACCTGGGCAACAGCCTGATTCCGATCACGGGCGTCGTGCTGCTGCTGCGGGCTTTGCTGGAAGGCAATCTCGCCCAGGCGTTGCCCTTTGTGCCGTCGGTGGTCGTGGTCACGTTGGGCTGCTGCCTGTGGGCCACGCGTTGGGCGGTCGATCAGTTCAATTCCGAAAGCGTCTTGTTCCGCGAAAGCGAGCGGTTCGACTTGAACCTGTGGTTCAAGCACCTGATGCGCGACCGGGGCGAAACTCCCAGTCCGGGCGCGGCGTTGCTGTGCGGCCTGCTGATCTTGCTGATCTTTTTCTTCATGGGCCTGGCGATCAACAACAAGGTCGCGACGCCTTCCGGCGATGAGTTCCAGCGCGTGGCCCAACTCGCCTTAGTGACCCAGTTGGCGATGATCGCCACA
Encoded proteins:
- a CDS encoding ABC transporter permease subunit/CPBP intramembrane protease: MNWSNVKLILHREVRDQLRDRRTLFMIAVLPLLLYPLLGMSMFQVMQFVSERATHVLVVGAEELPDSPRLIEGSHFDAEWFSTPEKSGLLEVTVLSKPPVSGEAADVLADARQAVERGEYEAVVHFPPEFGRRLQELRESVARHDAASDGAKELKVPGPDVYYNTAKEKSQITFARVSQVLSRWTDAIGRKNLAESHLPESTAHPFEVEEHDVAAEAGHRDAAVWSKVLPFLLLIWALTGAFYPAIDLCAGEKERGTLETLLSSPAERREIVWGKLLTIMLFSTVTSLLNLLSVGLTGAFVVHALHELKNIGAPPLLTPLWLGLALLPMSALFSALCLALASLARSSKEGQYYLMPLIMITMPLMILPMAPGVELNLGNSLIPITGVVLLLRALLEGNLAQALPFVPSVVVVTLGCCLWATRWAVDQFNSESVLFRESERFDLNLWFKHLMRDRGETPSPGAALLCGLLILLIFFFMGLAINNKVATPSGDEFQRVAQLALVTQLAMIATPALLMTIMLTRSPRQTLLLRLPKLWTLPAAFLLAIALHPAVLLLHQIIQRLYPVSEAMQQAMQLRFESSTPLWLIVTVFALTPAICEELAFRGFMLSGLRHLGHKWQAIVVCSVFFGVVHQVFQQSIVACVMGLVLGYLAVQSGSLLTCSVFHFTNNALPLVVASLLEDPAESERWSGWIEKSDEVPYLFAWPVPIAGCLVAAAILYAFHRMTYARTSEEVLQEALAHQDQTAPAAVRT